In Capricornis sumatraensis isolate serow.1 chromosome 18, serow.2, whole genome shotgun sequence, one genomic interval encodes:
- the LOC138094568 gene encoding AKT-interacting protein-like: MNPFWSMSTSSVCKRSDGEEKTLTGDVKTSPPCTAPKKQLPSIPKNALPITKPTSPAPATQSTNGTHASYGPFYLEYSLLAEFTLVVKQKLPGVYVQPSYQSALMWFGVIFIRHGLYQDGVFKFTVYIPDNYPDGDCPRLVFDIPVFHPLVDSTSGELDVKRAFAKWRRNHNHIWQVLMYARRVFYKIDTASPLNPEAAVLYEKDIQLFKSKVVDSVKVCTARLFDQPKIEDPYAISFSPWNPSVHDEAREKMLTQKKPEEQHNKSVHVAGLSWVKPGSVQPFSKEEKTVAT, from the coding sequence ATGAACCCTTTCTGGAGCATGTCTACAAGCTCTGTATGCAAACGGTCTGATGGTGAAGAGAAAACATTAACAGGGGATGTGAAAACCAGTCCTCCATGCACTGCTCCAAAGAAACAGCTGCCTTCTATTCCCAAAAATGCTTTGCCCATAACTAAGCCTACATCTCCTGCCCCAGCAACACAGTCAACAAATGGCACACATGCTTCCTACGGACCTTTCTACCTGGAATACTCCCTTCTTGCAGAATTTACCTTGGTTGTGAAGCAGAAGTTACCAGGTGTCTATGTGCAGCCGTCTTATCAATCTGCATTAATGTGGTTTGGAGTAATATTCATACGGCATGGACTTTATCAAGATGGCGTATTTAAGTTTACAGTTTACATCCCTGATAACTacccagatggtgactgtccacgTTTGGTGTTTGATATTCCTGTCTTTCACCCGCTAGTGGATTCCACCTCAGGTGAACTGGATGTGAAGAGAGCGTTTGCAAAATGGAGGCGGAACCATAATCACATTTGGCAAGTACTGATGTACGCAAGGCGAGTCTTCTACAAGATTGATACAGCAAGCCCCCTAAACCCAGAGGCTGCAGTACTGTACGAGAAAGatattcagctttttaaaagtaaagtggTTGACAGCGTTAAGGTGTGCACTGCTCGCTTGTTTGACCAACCTAAAATAGAAGACCCCTATGCAATTAGCTTTTCTCCATGGAATCCTTCTGTCCATGATGAAGCCAGAGAGAAGATGCTGACTCAGAAAAAGCCTGAAGAACAGCACAATAAAAGTGTTCATGTTGCTGGCCTGTCATGGGTAAAGCCTGGCTCAGTACAACCTTTcagtaaagaagagaaaacagtaGCGACCTAA